From a single Intestinibaculum porci genomic region:
- the rnr gene encoding ribonuclease R, with protein MQEEVLKLLADRKYQARSINEIAHALHQDENTDDFVNFVKLMNAMEDESLIIRDRNNRYYLLDQLNFFKGVLSVNRKGFGFVKIDEKREFYINEKNIKDAFNGDTVLIQKLNKQKGDKEEALIVRVLERGSNKYVGEVKSGRKDLYVETDDPRFHKKIFVDAAHAHGAMPGHKVVVEIKTYKPQLKGDIIEILGHKNDPGVDILSIIKAHDITIDFPDEVYEYIEKNIPDEIDPNDLKNRVDLRDTFIVTIDGDDAKDLDDAISLRKLDNGHYELGVHIADVSYYVRENTPLDKEAVKRGTSIYLVDRVIPMLPHKLSNGICSLNEGVDRYTISCIMELDEKGKVVDHKILPTVIHSNHRMTYNNVNRIINGEDLPEYRDAKDLFFLMKEVAGILHEKRKKRGAIDFDTNEAKILVDENGHVEDITLRQRGESEHFIEEFMLCANETVAEHFKWMDLPFIYRVHEYPKEKKLRQFISIARPLGYTIHGSLDHVTPHELARVVDESIGRPEHTVIATLLLRCMQKARYDAQCLGHFGLADEFYTHFTSPIRRYPDLLVHRLIRTFLFDKKMDRIKHFDELIPYLAEQSSMRERVAVDTEYDVDDMKKAEYMEEHIGETFEGVISSVTSFGFFVELPNTIEGLVHMNNMADDYYNFIEDQMMLVGERTAKQYRLGDKVKVTVLDVDKMEKRVDFSVISTTKIKRKKLTTQEDHRSHFHKKKIYGNEKKYGHNSRERKNKKYNKKRRR; from the coding sequence ATGCAGGAAGAAGTATTAAAACTATTAGCTGATCGGAAGTATCAGGCCCGTTCCATCAACGAAATCGCCCATGCTTTACATCAGGATGAAAACACCGATGATTTTGTGAACTTCGTCAAACTGATGAATGCCATGGAAGATGAGAGTCTGATCATCAGAGATCGCAATAACCGATATTATTTATTAGATCAGCTGAACTTCTTTAAAGGCGTATTAAGTGTCAACCGTAAAGGTTTCGGTTTTGTGAAAATTGATGAGAAACGTGAATTCTATATCAATGAAAAGAATATTAAAGATGCGTTTAATGGTGATACAGTTTTAATTCAGAAACTGAATAAACAAAAAGGTGATAAAGAAGAAGCCTTAATCGTCAGAGTCTTAGAAAGAGGCTCTAATAAATATGTCGGAGAAGTGAAATCCGGCCGTAAAGATTTATATGTCGAAACCGATGATCCACGATTCCATAAGAAGATCTTCGTGGATGCCGCCCATGCCCATGGGGCGATGCCAGGACATAAAGTCGTTGTGGAAATCAAAACATACAAGCCTCAGTTAAAAGGGGATATCATTGAAATCTTAGGCCATAAAAATGATCCTGGAGTCGATATTCTCTCAATTATTAAAGCCCATGACATTACCATTGATTTCCCTGATGAAGTCTATGAATATATCGAAAAGAATATTCCTGATGAAATCGATCCAAATGATTTAAAGAATCGAGTGGATTTAAGAGATACCTTTATTGTGACGATCGATGGTGATGATGCCAAAGACTTAGATGATGCCATCTCATTAAGAAAGTTAGATAATGGGCATTATGAATTAGGTGTTCATATCGCTGATGTCTCTTATTATGTCAGAGAAAATACCCCGTTAGATAAAGAAGCAGTCAAAAGAGGGACTTCGATCTATTTAGTCGATCGCGTCATTCCAATGCTGCCACATAAATTATCCAATGGGATCTGTTCCTTAAATGAAGGCGTGGATCGTTATACTATTTCATGTATTATGGAATTAGATGAAAAGGGAAAAGTAGTGGATCATAAGATCTTACCAACCGTTATTCATTCTAATCACCGCATGACATACAATAATGTCAATCGTATTATTAATGGTGAAGATTTACCAGAATATCGTGATGCTAAAGACTTATTCTTCTTAATGAAAGAAGTTGCCGGCATCTTACATGAAAAACGTAAGAAACGCGGGGCTATTGACTTTGATACCAATGAAGCCAAGATCTTAGTTGATGAAAATGGTCATGTTGAAGACATCACTTTAAGACAGCGCGGTGAATCAGAACACTTCATTGAAGAGTTCATGCTTTGTGCGAACGAAACCGTTGCCGAACATTTTAAATGGATGGACTTACCGTTTATTTACCGTGTTCATGAATATCCAAAGGAAAAGAAATTAAGACAGTTTATTTCTATTGCCAGACCATTAGGTTATACCATTCATGGCTCCTTAGATCATGTTACACCACATGAATTAGCACGCGTCGTTGATGAATCGATTGGTCGTCCAGAACATACTGTCATCGCAACATTATTGTTAAGATGTATGCAGAAAGCACGTTATGATGCTCAGTGTTTAGGACACTTTGGTTTAGCAGATGAATTCTATACCCACTTTACCTCACCAATTCGTCGTTACCCGGATTTATTAGTCCATCGTTTGATTAGAACCTTCCTTTTTGATAAAAAAATGGATCGCATCAAACACTTTGATGAATTAATTCCATACTTAGCGGAGCAGTCATCAATGCGTGAACGTGTAGCGGTCGATACGGAATATGATGTTGATGATATGAAGAAAGCAGAATACATGGAAGAACATATTGGTGAAACCTTTGAAGGGGTGATCTCTTCAGTTACCAGCTTTGGCTTCTTTGTAGAACTGCCTAATACCATTGAAGGACTTGTTCATATGAACAACATGGCCGATGATTACTATAACTTCATTGAAGATCAGATGATGTTAGTTGGTGAAAGAACCGCTAAACAGTATCGTTTAGGTGATAAGGTTAAAGTTACGGTTTTAGATGTTGATAAGATGGAAAAACGTGTTGATTTCAGTGTCATTTCTACAACGAAAATCAAACGTAAAAAATTAACCACACAGGAAGATCATAGAAGCCATTTCCATAAGAAAAAAATATATGGAAATGAGAAAAAATATGGTCATAACAGTAGAGAAAGAAAAAATAAGAAGTATAATAAGAAAAGAAGGAGATAA
- a CDS encoding L,D-transpeptidase family protein → MHSILSCLLCLSLISPIYVQKYVPGLYQVKSAQKVYLKPSASSKIVKTLKKGNILAIDAINGQYGLSSDAHGYISLKDCQLQRSVSSLIEETKVSRETRQLVIVNGPLQKGRYKVSLWTKKASWQESLRTTKAYIGKNGMKRHRHRGDYTTPIGCFRFTYAFGTHNNPGTPFTYKKLNNRSYWYYGNNTYRESDHVIPGEYLAKSRQAYEYALFINFNEYAKVKQAGGAIFLHCYSGHQYTAGCVAIDRKLMKRYMKTIQPAARIIITPHMQDIKNY, encoded by the coding sequence ATGCATTCTATTTTATCGTGTTTGTTATGTTTATCACTCATTTCACCAATATATGTTCAAAAATATGTCCCTGGTCTTTACCAGGTTAAAAGTGCGCAGAAGGTTTATTTAAAACCTTCTGCTTCATCAAAGATTGTAAAAACACTGAAGAAAGGAAACATTCTAGCCATTGATGCCATCAATGGCCAATATGGCTTAAGCAGTGATGCCCATGGCTATATTTCTTTAAAAGACTGTCAGCTGCAAAGATCAGTCTCTTCGTTAATCGAAGAGACAAAAGTGTCTCGCGAAACCAGGCAATTAGTGATTGTTAATGGCCCATTGCAAAAGGGCCGATATAAAGTCAGTTTATGGACTAAGAAAGCAAGCTGGCAGGAAAGTTTAAGGACAACAAAAGCTTATATTGGTAAAAACGGGATGAAACGGCATCGACATCGTGGTGATTATACGACACCGATTGGCTGTTTTCGTTTTACCTATGCTTTTGGCACCCATAATAATCCTGGTACACCATTCACGTATAAAAAACTTAATAACCGTTCTTACTGGTATTACGGCAATAATACCTACAGAGAAAGTGATCATGTAATACCTGGTGAATACCTGGCAAAAAGCCGGCAGGCTTATGAATATGCCTTATTTATTAACTTCAATGAATATGCAAAAGTTAAGCAGGCTGGTGGTGCCATCTTCCTGCATTGTTACTCAGGACATCAATACACCGCAGGCTGCGTGGCTATTGACCGTAAACTGATGAAACGGTATATGAAAACCATTCAACCTGCAGCTAGGATTATAATTACACCACATATGCAGGATATAAAAAACTATTAG
- a CDS encoding type II toxin-antitoxin system Phd/YefM family antitoxin has translation MQIIPMRDLKNTVELERLCTEENGPVFVTKNGYRRLVVMDIDYYERTMRKMIEAKEILDGLEDIKLGRTVDGNKAISDLKSKYGI, from the coding sequence ATGCAGATTATTCCTATGCGTGACTTAAAAAATACAGTTGAACTAGAACGCCTTTGTACTGAAGAAAACGGCCCTGTTTTTGTAACTAAAAACGGATATCGACGTTTAGTTGTTATGGACATTGATTATTATGAGAGAACTATGCGAAAAATGATTGAAGCTAAAGAAATTCTCGATGGACTTGAGGATATCAAATTAGGGCGCACGGTGGATGGAAATAAAGCAATCAGTGATTTAAAGAGTAAGTATGGAATCTAG
- a CDS encoding L-lactate MFS transporter — MNLTKKRWIYLVLCCLINLCLGSIYAWSVFATPMAEHLTKFAHHTLTTGDLAIVYTIANAVGPITMISGGFFNDKFGPKAVIFTGGLMFGLGLIASGFVHSVGMLVLTYGIISGLGLGMAYGSTISTAVKFFQDKRGLIGGITTGIYGLSSVILPPVVTAIVAATDVTMAFKIIGIVFLVIVCGSALFLKPCPNDFVPEGWTPPVNVKSSAHDKNWKEMLKTPIFYIMILTLTCGAFSGMMIISQASGVAMNMIGMVPASAALAVSVLALFNVLGRIAAGFISDRIGRINTLAGALVLSMFGLGALYLCHQGTVALFYLGIAVVGICFGSFMGVFPGFTVDRFGAKNNSVNYGIMFIGFALAGYFGPSVMRSIFAADGAYQRAFLIALVFDIAGIILTFLYRVVLNKTEGGNH, encoded by the coding sequence ATGAATCTGACAAAGAAAAGATGGATTTATTTGGTATTGTGCTGCCTTATAAACCTATGCTTAGGCTCCATTTATGCCTGGAGTGTCTTTGCCACACCAATGGCAGAGCATTTAACAAAATTTGCACATCATACGCTTACCACTGGGGATCTGGCGATCGTTTATACGATTGCCAATGCAGTAGGACCAATCACAATGATCAGTGGTGGGTTCTTTAATGATAAGTTTGGTCCTAAGGCCGTCATTTTTACTGGCGGGCTGATGTTCGGTTTAGGCTTAATAGCATCAGGCTTTGTGCATTCAGTTGGTATGCTGGTTTTAACGTATGGTATTATTAGCGGCCTTGGCTTAGGCATGGCTTATGGCAGTACCATTTCTACTGCTGTTAAGTTTTTTCAGGATAAACGTGGGCTTATTGGTGGGATCACAACAGGGATTTATGGTTTAAGCTCAGTCATTCTGCCACCAGTTGTTACTGCAATCGTGGCAGCAACTGATGTCACGATGGCTTTTAAAATTATTGGGATCGTATTCTTAGTGATTGTTTGTGGTTCAGCATTATTCTTAAAGCCATGTCCTAATGACTTCGTTCCTGAAGGATGGACACCACCTGTAAACGTCAAAAGTAGTGCTCATGATAAAAACTGGAAAGAAATGTTAAAAACACCAATCTTCTATATCATGATTCTGACCTTAACTTGTGGGGCTTTCTCAGGCATGATGATCATCTCACAGGCCAGTGGCGTCGCGATGAATATGATTGGGATGGTTCCAGCCAGCGCTGCTTTAGCTGTTTCTGTTTTAGCTTTATTCAACGTTTTAGGAAGAATTGCAGCCGGTTTTATTTCCGATCGTATTGGTCGCATTAATACGTTAGCGGGAGCCTTGGTTCTTTCAATGTTTGGTTTGGGAGCGCTTTATTTATGCCATCAAGGCACCGTTGCTTTATTTTATCTTGGAATTGCGGTCGTTGGCATTTGCTTTGGTTCATTTATGGGCGTTTTCCCAGGCTTTACAGTTGACCGTTTTGGCGCTAAAAATAACTCAGTAAACTACGGTATTATGTTTATCGGCTTTGCTTTAGCAGGATATTTTGGTCCTTCGGTTATGCGTAGTATCTTTGCGGCAGATGGGGCTTATCAGCGCGCTTTCTTAATTGCTCTCGTTTTTGATATTGCTGGTATTATTCTGACATTCTTATATCGAGTTGTGCTTAATAAAACTGAAGGAGGAAATCACTAA
- the smpB gene encoding SsrA-binding protein SmpB: protein MNIVAQNKKARHDYFILETYEAGIELKGTEIKSIRRGSCNLKDSFIRIKDGEAYIENMYVAPYKEGNIFNVDPRRIRKLLLHKKEIRKLQKEIMQEGLTIVPLKVYFNTSKAKLEIALAKGKKNYDKRQSLKEKDMKRDIDKALKNAY from the coding sequence ATGAACATTGTAGCTCAAAATAAGAAAGCCAGACATGATTACTTTATTTTAGAAACCTATGAAGCTGGCATTGAACTCAAAGGAACAGAAATTAAATCTATTCGCCGCGGTTCATGTAACTTAAAGGATTCTTTTATAAGAATCAAAGATGGTGAAGCTTATATTGAGAACATGTACGTTGCTCCTTACAAAGAGGGAAACATCTTTAATGTGGATCCTCGCAGAATAAGAAAGCTCCTCCTGCATAAAAAAGAAATTCGTAAATTACAAAAAGAAATTATGCAGGAGGGTTTGACAATTGTCCCTCTTAAGGTATACTTTAATACGTCGAAGGCAAAATTAGAAATTGCCCTCGCCAAAGGGAAAAAGAATTATGACAAACGCCAGTCTTTAAAAGAAAAAGACATGAAGCGAGATATCGATAAAGCATTGAAAAATGCTTATTAA
- a CDS encoding oxidoreductase, which translates to MERQYKHLTSPITIGRTTFRNRMFSAPMGGTDITNDGCIGPKSTAFYELRAKGGAAAVTVSECMVHKTDGSHAYRLDESILNSLAGATYTADAIRRHGAIPSLELSHSGMFAGTYMTDKTRQHELVQYGPCDTTRADGVKVKALDEEMITEIVKAYGHVAGLAKRAGFEMIMIHGGHGWLINQFFSPLFNHREDEYGGSLENRCRFAIRVLKSVREAVGPYFPIEFRMSGSEFVEGGYGLEDGVEIAKMIEPYVDIIHVSAGTYQKTFGITHPSMFEEHGRNVFLAAEIKKHVSKPVATIGGLNDPAQLEEIIASGKADIVYMARALLADPFLPRKVVENRPEEIVKCLRCFTCMAERAATSTRRCTVNPLIGRELEGDEITLAPVKRKVVVVGGGPGGLYAAYTAARRGHDVVLFEKEKEVGGILRSEQALPFKHEMYELSGTYELLAKKAGVTFKMNTLATKEVVEKENPYALIIASGSTPLVPPIPGLDGDNVVIVNNYYKEKEKVTDQVVVFGGGLAGCECAIHLGMEGKNVELVEMRDELAPDANVRHRLLLLAQVNKYVHVHTGLKGVKVTSEGIECVGSEGKNVLVKGTSVICALGQRSTTKTVEELMNSAPYVRVVGDAAKVSTITNAVYWGYHAALDI; encoded by the coding sequence ATGGAAAGACAATATAAACATCTCACAAGTCCTATTACGATAGGACGAACAACATTTAGAAATCGTATGTTCTCAGCGCCAATGGGCGGTACGGATATTACCAATGATGGCTGTATCGGTCCTAAATCAACAGCTTTCTATGAATTACGTGCGAAAGGCGGAGCTGCGGCCGTTACTGTTTCTGAATGTATGGTGCATAAAACAGATGGCTCTCATGCTTACCGTCTTGATGAATCTATTTTAAACTCTTTAGCAGGGGCTACATATACAGCTGATGCCATCAGAAGACATGGCGCGATCCCTTCATTAGAACTTTCTCATTCAGGCATGTTTGCCGGGACATACATGACAGATAAAACAAGACAACATGAACTTGTTCAGTATGGACCATGTGATACTACAAGAGCTGATGGGGTTAAAGTAAAAGCTTTAGATGAAGAGATGATTACTGAAATCGTTAAAGCTTATGGTCATGTGGCAGGCTTAGCGAAACGTGCTGGCTTTGAAATGATCATGATTCATGGTGGTCACGGCTGGCTGATTAACCAGTTCTTTTCACCATTATTTAACCATCGTGAAGATGAATATGGCGGATCACTAGAAAATCGCTGTCGTTTTGCGATTCGTGTTTTAAAATCCGTACGTGAAGCAGTTGGTCCTTATTTTCCCATTGAATTCCGCATGAGCGGCAGTGAATTTGTCGAAGGGGGATATGGCTTAGAAGATGGTGTAGAAATCGCCAAAATGATTGAACCTTATGTTGATATCATTCATGTTTCTGCAGGAACGTATCAGAAGACTTTTGGGATTACCCATCCTTCAATGTTCGAAGAACATGGCCGTAACGTCTTCTTAGCAGCGGAAATCAAGAAACATGTTTCAAAACCCGTTGCCACAATTGGTGGGTTAAATGATCCCGCCCAGTTAGAAGAAATCATTGCCAGTGGGAAGGCTGATATTGTTTATATGGCGAGAGCACTATTAGCGGATCCATTCTTACCACGTAAAGTCGTTGAAAATCGTCCAGAAGAAATCGTCAAATGTTTACGCTGCTTTACCTGTATGGCAGAAAGAGCCGCGACATCAACACGTCGCTGCACAGTGAACCCATTGATTGGCCGTGAACTTGAAGGTGACGAAATCACCCTGGCACCAGTCAAACGTAAAGTTGTTGTTGTCGGTGGAGGTCCTGGCGGATTATACGCAGCTTATACAGCGGCCCGTCGCGGTCATGATGTCGTCCTTTTTGAAAAAGAAAAGGAAGTCGGCGGCATCTTAAGAAGTGAACAGGCTCTTCCATTCAAACATGAAATGTATGAACTTTCAGGTACATATGAACTGTTAGCTAAGAAAGCCGGCGTTACCTTTAAGATGAATACCTTAGCGACGAAAGAAGTCGTTGAAAAAGAAAATCCTTATGCACTTATTATTGCTTCTGGATCAACGCCATTAGTTCCGCCAATCCCTGGTCTTGACGGAGACAATGTGGTTATTGTCAATAACTACTATAAGGAAAAAGAAAAGGTGACTGATCAGGTTGTTGTCTTTGGCGGTGGTCTTGCCGGCTGTGAATGTGCGATTCATTTAGGAATGGAAGGCAAAAACGTCGAATTAGTAGAAATGAGAGACGAATTAGCTCCTGATGCGAACGTCCGTCATCGTCTATTATTATTGGCTCAAGTCAATAAATATGTGCATGTTCATACGGGATTAAAAGGTGTTAAGGTCACTTCTGAAGGCATTGAATGTGTCGGCTCAGAAGGAAAGAATGTTCTTGTCAAAGGCACATCCGTCATTTGCGCTTTAGGCCAGCGTTCGACAACAAAAACCGTTGAAGAGCTGATGAATAGTGCCCCTTATGTCCGGGTTGTGGGGGATGCTGCTAAAGTATCCACAATTACTAATGCTGTTTACTGGGGCTATCATGCAGCTTTAGATATTTAA
- a CDS encoding transporter substrate-binding domain-containing diguanylate cyclase, translating into MFRYGSKKFICYLLIVIVIQMIIAVISPLHGETKDHLKTVKIGYFYFKGYQDGKNSKEPKSGLGYEYIQQVANYAGWKCQYVYGSWQSIYQKLLKGDVDVMTDISYSKERSQHMLFSTIPFDRESYYLFVPKKKADDYGQLKSLKGKTVGVTKGVIQTGQLEAWNKKNKAGLILKYYKNSMQRVKAYEQGKTDMTLGFSLGTSIKKNNVPFKYIGSSSSFIVTSKKRPDLVEDVNQAMARLTSTVPRIDSSLAEKYFSHSVIMSELSVRELNWFKKHHTIDIGYLTDMAPFSYTDDQGQAAGTYIDLLKHTFHYFHLNNKLRYHAYKKVNEMIKDLQHEKIDLFVPCLGNAWRSEQIGILQSINMNSTTVSLMTKKGHTNGHLLAVTEQSPMKEAYHNFAYKNYKTVYYNSISDCIKAVRSGEADATLLNSYQISIYLHGSEDLSEKRVNPPLEMTLAIGSSNRYLLDIINRGIVSWKQENISESLMDHTVAKQEITLGDFIKKHFIGALGLAALLAMIITIPITGWIYTKRRRILAEKAANDDLLTGLYSRRAYDEDLDQNLWHSPKDYAIVAMDANGLKKVNDHLGHRAGDEMLKGVASCIQETMHHFNMPGKAYRIGGDEFVIILETQKKDFETFYQNLLSRIASWHGQLVDHITVSSGYAFSSDDPTLSVRELIAKADELMYHEKQELIRDEDPLLNREDSEVYKRLVQIYKTHLDPKTQLPGAIYFYHIEDEIRKEVEAGGAQLAILAIKIAPVSDDITYCFIRMFGKENLSRFEDCYYVMTSDVQLKVRIKELYKNLSSLEKNTPLDMSAGVYVIDHNDHKPIEEICQDIRKRTKICHDHQLHIYDQY; encoded by the coding sequence TTGTTCAGATATGGAAGTAAGAAGTTTATTTGCTATTTACTGATTGTCATTGTCATACAGATGATTATAGCTGTCATTTCTCCTCTTCATGGAGAAACAAAAGATCACTTAAAGACAGTGAAAATTGGCTATTTCTATTTTAAAGGCTATCAGGATGGAAAAAACAGCAAGGAACCAAAAAGTGGTTTAGGTTATGAGTATATCCAGCAGGTGGCTAATTATGCTGGCTGGAAATGTCAGTATGTTTATGGTTCATGGCAGAGCATTTATCAGAAGCTGCTTAAAGGGGATGTGGATGTCATGACTGATATTTCCTACAGTAAAGAAAGAAGTCAGCACATGCTTTTTTCCACGATTCCTTTTGATCGGGAAAGCTATTATCTTTTTGTGCCTAAAAAGAAGGCGGATGATTATGGCCAGTTAAAATCCTTAAAAGGAAAAACTGTTGGGGTGACAAAAGGTGTGATCCAGACAGGACAATTGGAGGCATGGAATAAGAAAAACAAAGCTGGACTGATTCTCAAATATTATAAAAATTCCATGCAAAGAGTTAAGGCCTATGAACAGGGAAAGACGGATATGACTTTAGGCTTTAGCTTAGGGACATCAATCAAAAAAAACAATGTACCCTTTAAATATATTGGTTCATCTAGTTCTTTTATTGTGACGTCTAAAAAAAGACCTGATTTAGTAGAAGATGTGAATCAGGCCATGGCAAGATTGACATCAACAGTACCGCGGATTGACAGTTCACTTGCCGAAAAGTATTTTTCTCATTCAGTTATCATGTCAGAACTCTCTGTAAGAGAACTCAACTGGTTCAAAAAGCATCATACGATCGATATCGGCTATCTGACGGATATGGCCCCATTTTCTTATACTGATGATCAAGGACAAGCTGCAGGGACGTATATAGATTTATTAAAGCATACATTTCACTATTTTCATCTGAATAATAAGCTACGTTATCATGCCTATAAGAAAGTGAATGAAATGATTAAAGATCTGCAACACGAAAAGATTGATCTCTTTGTACCTTGTCTCGGCAATGCCTGGCGATCAGAACAGATCGGCATTTTACAGAGCATTAATATGAATTCTACGACCGTCAGTTTGATGACGAAAAAGGGCCATACCAACGGACATCTTCTTGCCGTAACGGAACAGAGTCCAATGAAAGAGGCTTATCACAATTTTGCTTATAAAAATTACAAAACTGTTTATTATAATAGTATTTCAGATTGCATAAAGGCAGTACGTTCAGGTGAGGCTGATGCGACACTTCTCAATTCTTATCAGATTTCTATTTATCTCCATGGTAGTGAAGATCTCTCTGAAAAAAGAGTCAATCCACCTCTCGAGATGACATTAGCCATCGGCTCTTCAAACAGATATCTTCTCGATATTATCAATCGTGGTATTGTCAGCTGGAAACAAGAAAATATTAGTGAATCTTTAATGGATCACACGGTCGCAAAGCAGGAAATCACATTGGGTGATTTCATTAAAAAACATTTTATCGGGGCCTTAGGCTTAGCCGCTTTATTAGCGATGATTATTACGATCCCGATCACCGGATGGATTTATACAAAACGGCGACGTATACTTGCAGAAAAAGCGGCTAATGATGATTTGCTGACAGGATTATATAGCCGTAGAGCTTATGATGAAGATTTAGATCAAAACTTATGGCATAGTCCAAAGGACTATGCGATTGTGGCAATGGATGCGAATGGACTAAAAAAAGTGAATGATCACTTAGGACATAGAGCAGGGGATGAAATGTTAAAGGGAGTCGCTTCCTGCATACAAGAAACGATGCATCATTTCAATATGCCAGGCAAAGCCTATCGCATTGGCGGTGATGAATTTGTAATTATTCTTGAAACGCAAAAGAAAGATTTTGAAACGTTTTATCAAAACCTTTTATCACGTATTGCCTCATGGCATGGTCAGCTGGTCGATCATATCACTGTTTCATCAGGCTATGCCTTTTCATCTGATGATCCGACTTTATCAGTGCGGGAGCTGATCGCCAAAGCGGATGAACTCATGTATCATGAAAAACAGGAACTCATAAGAGATGAAGATCCTTTGCTTAATCGGGAAGACTCTGAAGTCTATAAACGCTTAGTACAAATATATAAAACCCATTTGGATCCCAAGACCCAGTTACCTGGAGCTATATATTTCTATCATATCGAAGATGAGATTCGTAAAGAAGTGGAGGCAGGAGGTGCTCAATTGGCTATTCTGGCTATTAAGATCGCCCCTGTGTCTGATGATATCACATACTGTTTTATTCGCATGTTTGGCAAAGAAAATTTGAGCCGTTTTGAGGACTGCTATTATGTTATGACCTCTGATGTTCAGCTCAAAGTGCGAATCAAAGAGTTATATAAAAATCTCTCTTCACTTGAAAAAAATACACCGCTTGATATGTCAGCTGGTGTGTATGTGATAGATCATAATGATCATAAACCGATCGAAGAGATCTGTCAGGACATAAGAAAACGCACCAAGATATGTCATGATCATCAGCTTCATATTTATGATCAGTATTAA
- the secG gene encoding preprotein translocase subunit SecG, whose protein sequence is MLKILLIIVSVALIIVCLLQTGKTEDIVSALTGQSSNLFAQQKERGIDLVLTRITIGLGIAFFVLAILIRMGS, encoded by the coding sequence ATGTTAAAAATTTTATTAATAATCGTATCAGTAGCCCTCATTATTGTTTGCTTATTACAGACAGGTAAGACGGAAGATATCGTAAGTGCCTTAACTGGTCAAAGCTCTAACCTCTTTGCTCAGCAAAAGGAACGTGGCATTGATTTAGTGCTCACGAGAATTACAATCGGCTTAGGCATCGCATTCTTCGTACTTGCAATACTGATTAGAATGGGTAGTTAA
- a CDS encoding DUF3800 domain-containing protein: MIIIKIYVYLDESGNIHQNSPTPLFAIGGYFVIDEAHHKDKIIQRYKKINKKQKKKRQLPLDQELKSRMMHDDEKIALLSRIQKIDGFYGCAILFDKSHMMKKIDRCNIFFNYGVKLLFHDCILPLLPPHQSYEFILSIDNRNVSVGDLKDLEKFLNTEFCYCDYSFQITYYDSRYHYGIQLADLIVNTFYLCSKNYPLIYPVLKILDPTRFRLNIFPGHIRKGRTKKINFIDKP, encoded by the coding sequence GTGATTATAATCAAGATTTATGTATATCTCGATGAATCTGGCAATATCCATCAGAATAGCCCCACACCTTTATTTGCCATTGGCGGTTACTTTGTCATTGATGAGGCACATCATAAAGATAAAATTATTCAACGTTATAAAAAGATTAATAAGAAACAAAAAAAGAAACGACAGTTACCACTTGATCAGGAGCTGAAATCAAGAATGATGCATGATGATGAAAAGATTGCATTACTCTCACGTATTCAAAAGATTGATGGCTTTTATGGCTGTGCCATTCTCTTTGATAAAAGCCATATGATGAAGAAAATTGATCGTTGTAATATCTTCTTTAACTATGGTGTGAAATTACTTTTCCATGACTGTATATTACCGCTTTTACCACCCCATCAGTCTTATGAATTCATTTTAAGTATTGATAATCGTAATGTGAGTGTTGGTGATTTAAAAGACTTAGAGAAGTTTTTAAATACTGAATTCTGTTACTGCGATTATAGCTTTCAGATTACCTATTATGATTCTCGATACCATTATGGTATCCAGCTAGCCGATTTAATTGTCAATACGTTCTATCTCTGCTCTAAAAACTATCCTTTAATCTATCCTGTCTTAAAGATTTTAGATCCCACAAGATTTAGATTGAATATCTTTCCTGGTCATATTCGAAAAGGTAGGACAAAGAAAATCAACTTCATTGACAAGCCTTGA